One window of the Carnobacterium maltaromaticum DSM 20342 genome contains the following:
- a CDS encoding cation-translocating P-type ATPase — MDFKTKKRNDLLELLKTNENSGLTDNQVEKARETYGYNQFNEEEKESLFTKIMHQLKEITTIILLFAAAISLYLTITIHPDDFAEPLVIISIVILNIFLSIKQESNAEKALDSLKSLNAPRANVIREGQTEEIDAHELVPGDIILLETGEMIPADARILTSSGLKVEESALTGESVPVDKDPEMDIPADAPLGDQFNMVFSGCLITNGRAKAVVVATGMETEMGKIAGLLNSTKKATTPLQMRLHELGKKLSLIALLAGALIFVIGYLQGETMAEILMTAVSLSVAAVPETLPVIVTITLAYGVQNMVKRNAIIRNIPSVETLGSASVICSDKTGTLTQNKMTIKELWAVNHQPIKAKDDYNEDEEQLLRLLSLANNATIEDRDGSEKQSGDPTETAIIRLLQERGQEKTELEQKYPRVHEIPFDSERKLMTTVHELDDGFISITKGAFDRIPVDFSSQIGEEAIKVHDEFAEKALRVIAVGYKKYDTLPEDLTPEELESGITFAGIIGMIDPPREESQEAVRAAKSAGIKTVMITGDHIVTASAIAKEIGILEEGDKAITGAELAKLSDDELQATVRDYAVYARVSPEDKIKIVKAWQANGEVVAMTGDGVNDAPALKAADVGTAMGIAGTDVSKNAADMVLTDDNFATIVHAVEEGRRVYENIRKAVYFLLSCNVSEIFIMLIAVSMGWGVPVISVQLLLINVVADGIPGFSLSKEKADADIMEQKPTPKNASIFSGGLLQKIGVQAVIFTIITLIGFYVGSFIDINGTITASHDVGQTMAFIILGWSSVIHIFNARSKESIFKIGFMSNPLLFWSALFSIAIVLFVAIVPPVASIFSLVQLSGAHWLLATGLSIIPLVVIEIQKAVLRKMGRSF, encoded by the coding sequence ATGGATTTCAAAACAAAAAAAAGAAACGACTTACTTGAGCTGTTGAAAACTAATGAGAATAGCGGTTTAACAGATAATCAGGTTGAAAAAGCTAGAGAAACATATGGCTATAACCAGTTTAACGAAGAGGAAAAAGAATCTCTTTTCACCAAAATTATGCATCAACTAAAAGAAATAACAACAATAATACTCTTGTTCGCTGCTGCTATTTCCCTATATTTAACGATTACCATCCACCCAGATGATTTTGCAGAGCCTCTTGTCATCATTTCTATCGTTATTTTAAACATCTTTTTAAGTATCAAACAAGAAAGCAATGCTGAAAAAGCTCTGGATTCATTAAAAAGTTTAAATGCACCTCGGGCAAATGTTATTCGTGAAGGTCAAACTGAAGAAATCGATGCACATGAACTCGTACCTGGCGATATTATTTTACTTGAAACTGGAGAAATGATTCCAGCTGATGCCCGCATTTTAACAAGTAGTGGCTTAAAAGTTGAAGAATCAGCTTTAACTGGAGAAAGTGTTCCTGTTGATAAAGATCCCGAAATGGATATTCCTGCTGATGCGCCACTGGGGGATCAATTTAATATGGTCTTCTCAGGCTGTTTAATTACAAATGGTCGAGCAAAAGCTGTTGTTGTTGCAACTGGTATGGAAACTGAAATGGGTAAAATTGCTGGTTTGTTAAATAGTACGAAAAAAGCAACGACACCACTTCAAATGCGTTTACATGAACTAGGTAAAAAATTAAGTCTAATTGCTTTGTTAGCTGGTGCTTTAATTTTTGTAATCGGCTATTTACAAGGCGAAACAATGGCAGAAATATTAATGACAGCCGTATCGTTATCTGTTGCTGCAGTACCTGAAACACTTCCGGTTATCGTGACAATCACGCTAGCTTATGGCGTCCAAAATATGGTGAAGCGCAATGCCATCATTCGAAATATCCCATCGGTTGAAACACTTGGTAGTGCCTCGGTTATTTGTTCAGATAAAACTGGAACCTTAACACAAAATAAAATGACGATTAAAGAATTATGGGCAGTCAATCACCAACCAATTAAAGCTAAGGATGACTATAATGAAGACGAAGAACAATTACTAAGACTTCTAAGTTTAGCTAACAATGCCACAATTGAAGATCGTGATGGTTCTGAAAAACAATCAGGTGATCCAACAGAAACAGCGATTATCCGCCTTTTACAAGAACGTGGTCAAGAAAAAACTGAGTTGGAACAAAAATATCCTCGGGTTCATGAAATTCCTTTTGACTCAGAACGAAAACTGATGACGACGGTTCACGAATTGGATGATGGGTTTATTTCAATTACAAAGGGAGCATTTGATCGTATCCCTGTTGATTTTAGCAGTCAGATTGGCGAAGAAGCTATTAAGGTTCATGACGAATTTGCTGAAAAAGCCCTACGTGTTATTGCTGTTGGATATAAAAAATACGACACCTTACCAGAAGATTTAACACCTGAAGAATTAGAAAGTGGTATTACTTTCGCTGGTATTATCGGTATGATTGATCCTCCTCGTGAAGAGAGTCAAGAAGCCGTTCGAGCGGCTAAGTCAGCGGGAATTAAAACCGTAATGATTACTGGGGATCATATTGTGACCGCCAGTGCTATTGCTAAAGAAATTGGGATTTTAGAAGAGGGAGACAAAGCCATTACAGGTGCCGAACTTGCTAAGCTTTCTGATGATGAACTACAAGCTACTGTTCGCGATTACGCTGTTTATGCTCGTGTCTCTCCTGAAGATAAAATTAAAATTGTCAAAGCATGGCAAGCAAATGGTGAAGTCGTTGCCATGACTGGTGATGGGGTTAACGATGCTCCTGCATTGAAAGCTGCTGATGTTGGAACAGCGATGGGAATTGCTGGTACAGACGTTTCAAAAAATGCGGCTGATATGGTCTTAACCGATGATAATTTTGCGACGATTGTTCATGCTGTTGAAGAAGGTCGACGCGTCTATGAAAATATTCGTAAAGCAGTCTACTTCTTATTAAGCTGTAATGTATCCGAGATTTTCATCATGCTAATTGCTGTTAGTATGGGTTGGGGTGTTCCAGTTATCTCTGTTCAATTGCTTTTAATTAACGTTGTTGCAGATGGAATTCCAGGATTTAGTTTAAGTAAAGAAAAAGCCGATGCTGATATTATGGAACAAAAACCGACACCTAAAAATGCAAGTATCTTTAGTGGTGGGTTGTTACAAAAAATTGGGGTTCAAGCTGTAATTTTCACGATTATTACCCTAATTGGTTTCTATGTCGGATCATTTATTGATATTAACGGAACGATTACCGCTAGTCATGATGTCGGTCAAACAATGGCCTTTATCATTCTTGGTTGGTCATCTGTTATTCATATTTTCAATGCTCGTAGCAAAGAATCTATTTTCAAAATTGGCTTTATGTCAAATCCATTGTTATTCTGGTCTGCGCTTTTCTCAATTGCAATTGTTTTATTCGTTGCGATTGTACCACCAGTAGCAAGTATTTTTTCACTAGTTCAACTAAGTGGAGCTCACTGGTTATTAGCAACTGGATTGTCAATCATTCCATTGGTTGTTATTGAAATCCAAAAAGCTGTCTTACGCAAAATGGGACGTAGCTTCTAA
- the rlmN gene encoding 23S rRNA (adenine(2503)-C(2))-methyltransferase RlmN, giving the protein MMKPSIYGLKNDELTEWFVENGQKAFRATQVWDWLYVKRVTSFAKMTNLSKELIQLLEENFIVQPLIQKVVQESNDGTIKYLFELHDGLLIETVLMRHEYGLSVCVTTQVGCNIGCTFCASGLLKKQRDLTAGEIVAQIMQVQQYLDEKETGDRVSHIVVMGIGEPFDNYDNVMSFLRIVNNEKGLSIGARHITVSTSGLAPKIKEFAENGLQVNLAISLHAPNNEIRTSIMRINRNFPIEKLMDAVDYYLEKTNRRITFEYIMLRGVNDQKEQALELAKLLADKRHLAYVNLIPYNAVSEHDQYSRSKKADVLAFHDTLKKKGINSVVRKEQGSDIDAACGQLRSKQMKKESTEA; this is encoded by the coding sequence ATAATGAAACCATCTATTTATGGTTTGAAAAATGATGAGTTAACTGAATGGTTCGTAGAAAATGGCCAAAAAGCTTTTCGCGCTACTCAAGTATGGGACTGGCTTTATGTAAAACGTGTTACTTCTTTCGCAAAAATGACGAACTTATCAAAAGAATTGATTCAATTATTAGAAGAAAACTTTATTGTTCAACCTTTAATTCAGAAGGTTGTGCAAGAATCAAATGATGGAACGATTAAGTATTTATTTGAATTGCACGATGGGTTACTGATTGAGACAGTTTTAATGCGCCATGAGTATGGTTTATCTGTCTGCGTTACAACTCAAGTTGGCTGTAATATTGGCTGTACATTCTGTGCTAGTGGTTTACTCAAAAAACAACGTGATTTAACAGCTGGCGAAATTGTCGCTCAGATTATGCAAGTGCAACAGTATCTCGATGAGAAAGAGACTGGCGATCGAGTGAGTCATATTGTGGTAATGGGAATCGGTGAACCATTTGATAATTACGACAATGTCATGAGTTTCTTACGAATCGTGAACAATGAAAAAGGGTTATCAATCGGGGCACGTCATATTACCGTTTCAACAAGTGGTTTAGCACCTAAAATTAAAGAATTTGCTGAAAATGGCTTGCAAGTTAATTTAGCAATCTCATTACATGCGCCTAACAATGAAATTCGCACAAGCATTATGCGCATTAATCGCAATTTCCCAATTGAGAAATTAATGGATGCTGTGGATTATTATTTAGAGAAAACCAATCGTCGAATTACTTTTGAATACATTATGTTACGTGGCGTAAATGATCAAAAAGAACAAGCTTTGGAGTTAGCAAAATTGCTAGCTGATAAGCGCCATTTAGCTTACGTGAATCTAATTCCTTATAATGCTGTCTCAGAACATGATCAATATAGCCGTAGTAAAAAAGCGGATGTGTTGGCATTTCACGATACACTTAAGAAAAAAGGAATCAATTCAGTAGTTCGTAAAGAACAAGGCAGCGATATTGATGCAGCTTGTGGTCAATTACGTAGCAAGCAAATGAAGAAAGAATCAACAGAAGCATAA
- a CDS encoding ABC transporter ATP-binding protein, producing the protein MRDSILRAKGLIKSFESGNNIIKAINGIDIEILKGEFVGIMGASGAGKSTFLNILSTIDTPTKGSVEINNKLLASFNEKELADFRRNELGFIFQDYNLLDTLTVKENIILPLTLGMKKSLSKTMKIEERFKKITQIFDIFELESMYPLDLSGGQRQRVAAARAVITNPALIFADEPTGALDSKSASKLLQLLDGLNKNEEATIVMVTHDAVAASYCQRILFISDGIIIRELSRSNLTKGEFLKEILEEIERVGGEVS; encoded by the coding sequence GTGAGGGATTCTATTTTAAGAGCAAAAGGATTAATTAAATCATTCGAGTCGGGAAATAACATCATTAAAGCAATTAATGGAATTGATATTGAAATACTTAAAGGCGAGTTTGTTGGAATAATGGGAGCATCTGGAGCTGGAAAGTCAACATTCTTAAATATCCTGTCAACAATTGATACTCCCACTAAAGGTTCTGTAGAAATTAATAATAAACTATTGGCTTCATTTAATGAGAAAGAGCTTGCGGATTTTAGACGTAACGAATTAGGATTCATATTTCAAGATTACAATTTATTAGATACATTAACTGTTAAGGAGAATATTATTTTACCTTTAACATTAGGAATGAAAAAAAGTTTGAGCAAAACAATGAAAATAGAAGAGCGATTCAAAAAAATTACTCAAATATTTGATATTTTTGAATTAGAAAGCATGTATCCATTAGATTTATCAGGAGGACAAAGACAAAGAGTTGCTGCAGCTCGAGCTGTTATAACAAATCCAGCCTTAATATTTGCAGATGAGCCGACAGGAGCGTTAGATTCAAAGTCAGCTAGCAAGTTACTTCAATTGCTTGATGGCTTAAACAAAAATGAAGAGGCGACTATTGTAATGGTTACTCATGATGCTGTTGCAGCTAGCTATTGCCAACGTATTCTCTTTATTAGTGATGGAATAATAATTCGAGAATTAAGCCGTTCAAATTTAACAAAAGGAGAGTTTCTAAAGGAAATCTTGGAAGAAATTGAACGAGTAGGTGGTGAGGTTTCGTGA
- the abc-f gene encoding ribosomal protection-like ABC-F family protein — protein MLIEATNIKKAIGEKVLFEIPKWIIYPGERIGIVGLNGTGKTTLLTILAGKEEADTGSVVINSPIGFIEQLPENQETTSLSGGEETKQRIQEAFQMETGLLFADEPTSHLDQDGRAYLEKRLKHFAGGALIVSHDRAFLNAVCTKIVELENGVVHFYSGNYDAYREQKEIEKMTAESEYITYEKEKRRLKKVAEATEKRAAKVKKAPSRMGNSEARLHKMGDQRAKKKLGENVKNVEQRLQHLDVKTKPIELAPIKIKLDKGREIHQKIVLSGSKVSKGFSTKQLLENTEFTLYNHSRTALIGANGVGKTTLIKMIIEQDKHIQQAKNVEIGYFSQKLDGLDESQSILGNVMKESIHEEDFVRMLLARLLFKGQDVYKKVAVISGGEKNKVSMAKLLVSSANVLIFDEPTNYLDLASIEAVESALKSYEGTILFVSHDTQFVENIATHYWQISDKKIKMWEPETLEVSPELVQDAGATLLTSEEKMLIENRLSALLGRISMPSKKDNVLELEKEYQELTQKLK, from the coding sequence ATGCTAATCGAAGCAACAAATATAAAAAAAGCAATTGGTGAGAAAGTCCTATTTGAAATTCCTAAGTGGATTATTTATCCTGGAGAGCGCATTGGAATTGTCGGTTTAAATGGAACCGGGAAAACAACATTACTAACTATTTTAGCAGGTAAAGAAGAAGCTGATACTGGTAGTGTTGTAATTAATAGCCCGATTGGATTTATTGAACAACTACCAGAAAATCAAGAAACAACATCCTTAAGTGGTGGTGAAGAAACGAAGCAACGAATTCAAGAAGCTTTTCAAATGGAGACAGGTTTACTTTTCGCTGATGAACCTACCAGCCATTTAGATCAAGATGGGCGAGCTTATTTAGAAAAAAGATTGAAACATTTTGCAGGTGGAGCCTTAATTGTTTCTCATGATCGTGCGTTTCTGAATGCTGTTTGTACAAAAATAGTCGAACTTGAAAATGGCGTCGTTCATTTTTATTCTGGGAATTACGATGCGTATCGTGAACAAAAAGAAATTGAAAAAATGACTGCAGAAAGTGAATATATAACTTATGAAAAAGAAAAACGTCGACTAAAGAAAGTGGCCGAGGCAACAGAAAAACGTGCGGCCAAAGTGAAAAAAGCGCCAAGTCGTATGGGAAACTCTGAAGCAAGACTTCATAAGATGGGCGATCAACGTGCTAAAAAGAAACTTGGTGAAAATGTAAAGAATGTGGAGCAAAGACTCCAGCACCTTGATGTGAAAACAAAACCTATTGAACTGGCACCGATTAAAATTAAGCTGGATAAGGGACGTGAGATTCACCAAAAAATCGTGTTATCTGGCTCCAAAGTATCGAAAGGTTTTAGCACGAAACAACTACTAGAAAATACTGAATTTACTTTATATAACCATTCTAGAACGGCTCTGATTGGAGCAAATGGAGTTGGGAAAACAACATTAATCAAAATGATTATTGAGCAAGATAAACACATCCAGCAAGCTAAAAATGTTGAGATAGGTTATTTTAGCCAAAAGCTAGATGGCTTAGATGAATCACAGAGTATTTTAGGAAATGTCATGAAAGAGAGTATTCATGAAGAGGATTTTGTTAGGATGCTATTGGCTCGGTTGTTGTTCAAAGGGCAAGATGTTTACAAGAAGGTTGCGGTAATTAGCGGTGGTGAGAAAAATAAAGTTTCTATGGCTAAATTATTGGTTAGTTCCGCTAATGTATTAATCTTTGATGAACCAACAAATTATTTAGATTTGGCTTCAATCGAGGCAGTTGAATCGGCTTTGAAATCTTATGAAGGAACCATTTTATTTGTTTCCCATGATACGCAATTTGTTGAAAATATAGCGACACATTATTGGCAGATAAGTGATAAAAAAATAAAAATGTGGGAACCAGAAACGTTGGAAGTTAGTCCAGAATTAGTGCAGGATGCAGGAGCAACTTTATTAACTTCGGAAGAAAAAATGCTTATTGAAAACCGCTTATCTGCTTTATTAGGAAGAATTTCTATGCCAAGTAAGAAAGATAATGTACTTGAACTAGAAAAAGAATACCAAGAGTTAACTCAAAAATTAAAGTAA
- a CDS encoding MucBP domain-containing protein: MKIKFWKSTAEVIIISSLFFCSVSSISASESKGYVMEDMYQEPELLPIQKLTVNKLYKKTLTLQDNPNGGSGIKNNVKVSLEGSLATMFFTNVRYSEEKVGDHSRYGYVDIEGMPTVEGEVNVYLTYEDGAGNQASYVLPLQANFLPASPVTIRYIDAGGLEINSPKLISGNVGDNYDSSTDEYKLRIEGYVLNESQLPSNALGVLSEDAQTVTYVYDKIPTKAEDVKIVYLDPDGLEIHTPKLISGNIGDAYDSRTDDYKLLIEGYELDQSQLPNNSTGILSENPQTVRYIYHKIPVKAQDIRVIYLNSEGLEIHAPQFISGNIGDAYNVSTEEYKIKIEGYTLDESQLPKNAFGTLGETGQTITYVYKEIEITSGVVDQPMEKSFDDQDNKKITLISSRDLLPKTGERKNSSYAIFGLIILSLFGLMIGISKNKNVSN; the protein is encoded by the coding sequence ATGAAAATTAAATTTTGGAAAAGTACGGCAGAGGTTATAATAATTAGTTCGCTATTTTTTTGTTCAGTTTCAAGTATATCAGCATCAGAAAGCAAGGGTTATGTAATGGAAGATATGTATCAAGAACCAGAATTGTTACCAATTCAAAAGCTTACTGTTAATAAATTATATAAAAAAACACTCACTCTTCAAGATAATCCTAATGGTGGATCGGGTATAAAAAATAACGTTAAAGTATCTTTGGAGGGCTCTCTTGCAACAATGTTTTTCACTAATGTTAGATACAGCGAAGAAAAAGTAGGAGATCATTCTAGATATGGCTATGTTGATATTGAAGGAATGCCAACTGTTGAAGGAGAAGTTAATGTTTACTTAACCTACGAGGATGGGGCAGGTAATCAGGCAAGCTATGTTTTACCACTACAAGCCAATTTTTTGCCAGCCTCACCAGTAACAATACGTTATATAGATGCAGGAGGATTAGAAATAAATTCTCCAAAACTTATTAGCGGAAATGTAGGTGATAATTATGATAGTAGTACGGATGAGTATAAGTTAAGAATTGAAGGGTATGTACTGAATGAGTCACAATTACCATCAAATGCTTTAGGTGTACTAAGTGAAGATGCGCAGACTGTGACGTATGTGTATGACAAAATACCAACCAAAGCTGAGGATGTTAAGATTGTGTATTTGGATCCTGATGGATTGGAGATTCATACTCCAAAACTTATTAGTGGAAATATAGGGGATGCTTATGACAGCCGAACAGATGATTATAAATTACTGATTGAGGGATACGAATTAGATCAATCTCAATTACCCAATAACTCTACAGGGATATTGAGCGAAAATCCTCAAACTGTAAGGTATATATACCATAAAATACCTGTCAAAGCACAGGATATTAGAGTGATTTATTTGAATAGTGAGGGATTAGAAATTCATGCTCCTCAATTTATTAGTGGAAATATAGGGGATGCTTATAATGTCAGTACAGAAGAATACAAGATAAAAATCGAAGGGTATACCTTAGACGAGTCACAATTGCCAAAAAACGCCTTTGGTACTTTGGGTGAAACGGGTCAAACTATAACCTATGTGTATAAAGAAATAGAAATTACAAGTGGAGTAGTCGATCAACCAATGGAAAAATCATTTGATGACCAGGATAATAAAAAAATAACATTAATAAGCAGCCGGGATTTGCTACCTAAAACAGGGGAAAGAAAAAATTCATCTTATGCTATATTTGGTCTCATTATTTTAAGCTTATTTGGTTTGATGATTGGTATTTCAAAAAATAAAAATGTATCTAATTAA
- a CDS encoding type 1 glutamine amidotransferase family protein yields the protein MNKIIYVYLLDTMADWELSYVLSAVNMREIQNKISHKYTIKTVGYTKDTIQTMGGLTVTPDCSIAEIDSNQMAALLLPGANTWDAPQHQALLKEVPDYLEQGILVAAICGATLALANLAVLDTRKHTSSALEFLTGFSPTYKGQALYQQALSMTDNNLITASPAGALLFAKQILTALAVFPIPMIEAWYNYYLTGEVDY from the coding sequence ATGAACAAAATTATTTATGTTTATCTTTTAGATACTATGGCTGACTGGGAGCTCTCATATGTTCTTTCTGCTGTTAACATGCGAGAAATACAAAATAAAATCTCACACAAATATACGATTAAAACAGTTGGATATACCAAAGATACTATTCAAACAATGGGCGGTTTGACGGTAACGCCAGATTGTTCTATTGCTGAAATTGATTCAAACCAAATGGCGGCACTTTTACTTCCTGGAGCAAACACTTGGGATGCCCCTCAGCACCAAGCGCTTCTAAAAGAGGTTCCTGATTATTTAGAACAAGGAATCTTAGTTGCAGCTATCTGTGGGGCAACGCTAGCACTAGCTAATTTAGCTGTTTTAGATACTCGTAAACATACGAGTTCCGCCCTTGAATTTTTGACTGGCTTTTCACCAACTTATAAAGGACAAGCTTTGTATCAACAAGCACTTTCTATGACGGATAATAATCTGATTACAGCTAGCCCTGCTGGTGCTTTACTTTTCGCTAAACAAATTTTAACTGCTCTCGCTGTTTTCCCAATTCCAATGATTGAAGCTTGGTACAACTACTATCTAACTGGTGAGGTAGATTATTAG
- a CDS encoding alpha/beta hydrolase, with protein sequence MELNEIVKALKTQQAVSVEDGIQVINKHNPDFIPGEIDPIVIQDQMKESKTGTNETIDQATAIMPDFSDSEVARQFALIMRQTMGSSNVDISEGIETKVQKINGTHGEIPIRIYQSGAINKTKPAIIFFHGGGFVGGTSQVTENFCKVMAEQLEGIVLNVEYRLAPEFQAPVASDECYAVVKWAHECASELGINPNQIAVAGDSAGGNLAAVCSYLDRQQENNLIAFQALLYPAIYLDEETLAAKQWPIEKFGANPALSAKLAPGFVGMAASHEMIRTVYAGELDVHSPLLSPGHASKAELEKMPPTLIVVASYDYLRPFALDYGRKLETAGVEVKTICYEGMFHAFIDKIGLYPQAEDCANEIVKTFKESMGRNE encoded by the coding sequence ATGGAATTAAATGAAATTGTTAAGGCATTAAAGACACAACAAGCAGTGTCAGTAGAAGATGGTATTCAAGTTATAAATAAACACAATCCTGATTTTATTCCCGGAGAAATTGACCCGATTGTGATTCAGGACCAAATGAAAGAATCTAAAACAGGAACGAATGAAACTATTGATCAAGCAACTGCAATCATGCCTGATTTTTCAGATAGCGAAGTTGCACGCCAATTTGCATTAATTATGCGTCAAACAATGGGTTCTTCCAATGTAGATATAAGTGAAGGGATTGAAACGAAAGTTCAAAAAATTAATGGAACACACGGTGAAATCCCCATTCGTATTTACCAATCAGGCGCTATAAATAAAACCAAACCTGCTATTATATTTTTCCATGGCGGAGGTTTTGTGGGCGGAACTAGCCAAGTAACTGAAAATTTTTGTAAGGTGATGGCTGAACAATTAGAAGGTATTGTTCTAAATGTCGAGTATCGACTTGCTCCAGAATTTCAAGCTCCAGTTGCTAGTGATGAGTGTTACGCTGTAGTAAAATGGGCCCATGAGTGTGCCAGTGAATTAGGCATAAATCCAAATCAAATCGCAGTGGCTGGGGATAGTGCCGGCGGGAATTTAGCTGCAGTCTGTTCTTATTTGGATCGCCAACAAGAAAATAATTTGATTGCCTTTCAGGCTTTGCTCTATCCAGCCATATATTTGGATGAAGAAACGTTAGCTGCTAAACAATGGCCGATTGAGAAGTTTGGGGCGAATCCAGCATTAAGCGCCAAATTAGCTCCCGGTTTTGTTGGAATGGCAGCGTCCCATGAAATGATTCGTACCGTTTATGCAGGCGAACTAGATGTTCATTCACCCTTACTTTCACCGGGACATGCTTCAAAAGCAGAGCTAGAAAAGATGCCACCAACTCTGATTGTTGTTGCAAGCTATGATTATCTTCGTCCTTTTGCTTTGGACTATGGTAGAAAGTTGGAAACAGCAGGAGTCGAAGTGAAAACAATTTGTTATGAAGGAATGTTCCACGCGTTTATCGATAAAATTGGTCTTTATCCACAAGCAGAAGATTGTGCTAATGAAATTGTCAAAACGTTTAAAGAATCTATGGGAAGAAATGAATAA
- a CDS encoding FtsX-like permease family protein, giving the protein MSFFGLALNNVRKNLKDYLLFILSQIVTTVIVYTFISLILNRNVQDAIENGLIFYVSLSIAGIILILFVVIFNGYMSALMNKKRKKEIGIYTLIGIKKFQMGNLLALETIILGAISLISGLLISAFFSKFIIDLFLKITQINLENSFSISWTGMILTSLLFLIVMVFNVISNYKIVYRHSLIALLKEEKNTAFR; this is encoded by the coding sequence GTGAGTTTTTTTGGATTAGCTTTAAATAATGTTCGTAAAAATTTAAAGGACTACCTCCTTTTTATATTATCTCAAATTGTAACCACGGTAATTGTATATACTTTTATTTCATTGATTTTGAATCGAAATGTGCAAGATGCTATTGAAAATGGACTTATTTTTTATGTTTCCTTATCAATTGCTGGTATCATATTAATCCTTTTTGTGGTTATTTTTAATGGTTACATGTCAGCTTTAATGAACAAAAAAAGAAAGAAAGAAATTGGCATTTACACACTAATTGGAATAAAAAAGTTTCAAATGGGAAATCTATTAGCCTTAGAAACCATTATTCTAGGAGCGATCTCATTAATAAGTGGACTTTTAATTAGTGCATTTTTTTCAAAATTTATTATTGATCTATTTTTAAAAATTACACAAATAAATTTGGAAAATAGTTTTTCAATAAGTTGGACAGGGATGATTTTAACTAGTTTATTATTTCTTATTGTAATGGTTTTTAATGTCATTAGTAACTATAAAATAGTTTATCGTCATTCTCTTATTGCACTACTTAAGGAAGAAAAAAATACAGCATTTAGGTAA
- the licT gene encoding BglG family transcription antiterminator LicT has product MIIEKILNNNVVLTLTEHQEEMVVMGRGLAFKKKVGDEIDPTYIEKTFVMEGKEITNQLAELFGEIPPEEIEVTNEIIKIAQEKIDNKLSNNIYLTLTDHIHFAITRTKEGLEIKNPLIWEIKKFYQKEYQIGVQAIQIVKEKLGIELSIDEAAVIALHIVNASQGGYNLNKTYQITHIVQDILNIVRLHFGLVYDENSLNYTRFVTHLQYFAQRMLNEEIPNTGDDFLFEQVQLKYKKAFECSIKINEYLEKAHHKELSIDEQVYLTIHIHRVTEN; this is encoded by the coding sequence TTGATAATTGAAAAAATATTGAATAATAATGTCGTTTTAACCTTGACCGAACATCAAGAAGAAATGGTTGTTATGGGACGTGGTCTCGCCTTTAAGAAAAAGGTGGGGGATGAGATTGATCCAACTTATATTGAGAAGACTTTTGTAATGGAAGGGAAGGAAATAACCAATCAATTAGCAGAGCTGTTTGGTGAAATCCCGCCTGAAGAAATTGAAGTTACAAATGAAATTATCAAGATAGCCCAAGAAAAAATTGACAATAAACTAAGCAATAATATTTATTTAACCTTAACGGATCATATTCATTTTGCCATTACTCGCACAAAAGAGGGGCTAGAAATAAAGAACCCGCTAATTTGGGAAATTAAGAAATTTTACCAAAAAGAGTATCAAATTGGCGTTCAAGCGATTCAGATTGTTAAGGAAAAACTCGGCATTGAGTTGAGTATTGATGAGGCAGCTGTGATTGCGTTACATATTGTAAACGCCTCACAAGGGGGATATAATTTAAATAAAACCTACCAAATCACTCATATCGTGCAGGACATATTAAATATTGTCCGGTTGCATTTCGGTTTAGTCTATGATGAAAATTCTTTAAACTATACGCGGTTTGTCACTCATTTACAATATTTTGCACAACGAATGTTAAATGAAGAAATTCCTAATACCGGGGATGATTTTTTGTTCGAGCAAGTTCAACTAAAGTATAAAAAAGCGTTTGAATGTTCAATTAAAATTAACGAGTATTTGGAAAAAGCGCATCATAAAGAATTATCAATCGATGAACAAGTTTATTTAACCATTCATATTCATCGTGTTACAGAAAATTAA